The Corallococcus exiguus genome has a segment encoding these proteins:
- a CDS encoding trypsin-like peptidase domain-containing protein has translation MRAAHIRWGLLLWGLVLALPAHADLSRRRSDVVEVVQKVSPAVVYIGTEQEVESRFRGRPRSPLEEFFGQGMAQPETRQRITGLGSGAIIDPSGIIVTNDHVIRGASAIHVVLADGRTFDAEVVGSDANNDLAVLKVNAKEPLPTAKLGTSSDLMIGETVVAIGSPFGLSKTVTAGVVSATGRTFRADDRVYNDFLQTDAAINPGNSGGPLLNVDGEIIGINTAIYANGQGIGFAIPADKVRRIVEELTRFGKVRPAWVGMDTADLPSQVAARLGWDRTYGVIVTNVDPDSPAAQAGVQRGDVVAELGGSRIQDAEDFDSRVRGYPARSVFPLVLFRAGGNRTVQVTPVEFPARLLENLAWEKLGLRVKESKGGMAIASVRQGSAASEIGLEPGDVLLRMNNQPVPTGDTFREALLTARRGRSVLLLVRRGRYGYHLTLPFAGQRI, from the coding sequence ATGAGGGCAGCACACATCCGGTGGGGGCTCTTGCTGTGGGGGCTCGTGCTGGCGCTCCCGGCGCACGCGGACCTGTCCCGGCGCCGCAGCGACGTGGTGGAGGTCGTACAGAAGGTCTCCCCGGCGGTCGTCTACATCGGCACCGAACAGGAGGTGGAGTCGCGCTTCCGGGGCCGGCCCCGCTCACCGCTGGAGGAGTTCTTCGGCCAGGGGATGGCGCAGCCGGAGACGCGCCAGCGCATCACCGGCCTGGGCAGCGGCGCCATCATCGACCCGTCCGGCATCATCGTCACCAACGACCACGTCATCCGGGGCGCCTCCGCCATCCACGTGGTGCTCGCGGACGGGCGCACCTTCGACGCGGAGGTGGTGGGCAGTGACGCGAACAACGACCTGGCGGTCCTCAAGGTCAACGCGAAGGAGCCCCTGCCCACCGCGAAGCTGGGCACCAGCAGTGACTTGATGATTGGCGAGACGGTGGTCGCCATCGGCAGCCCGTTCGGCCTGAGCAAGACGGTGACCGCGGGCGTGGTGTCCGCCACGGGCCGCACCTTCCGTGCGGACGACCGCGTCTACAACGACTTCCTCCAGACGGACGCGGCCATCAACCCGGGCAACTCCGGCGGGCCGCTGCTCAACGTGGACGGAGAGATCATCGGCATCAACACGGCCATCTACGCCAACGGGCAGGGCATCGGCTTCGCCATCCCCGCGGACAAGGTGCGGCGCATCGTGGAGGAGCTCACGCGCTTCGGGAAGGTGCGCCCCGCGTGGGTGGGCATGGACACGGCGGACCTGCCCTCGCAGGTGGCCGCGCGGCTCGGGTGGGACCGCACGTACGGCGTCATCGTGACGAACGTGGATCCGGACAGCCCCGCCGCGCAGGCCGGTGTGCAGCGCGGAGACGTGGTCGCGGAGCTGGGCGGTTCGCGCATCCAGGACGCGGAGGATTTCGACTCGCGCGTGCGCGGCTACCCTGCCCGCTCGGTCTTCCCCTTGGTGCTCTTCCGAGCAGGCGGCAACCGCACGGTGCAGGTGACGCCGGTCGAATTTCCAGCTCGCCTGCTTGAGAACCTGGCGTGGGAGAAGCTGGGACTACGAGTGAAGGAGAGCAAGGGCGGGATGGCGATTGCGTCCGTGCGGCAGGGGTCGGCTGCCTCGGAGATTGGGCTGGAGCCGGGGGACGTGCTGTTGCGGATGAACAATCAGCCTGTCCCAACGGGTGACACTTTCCGTGAAGCCCTGCTGACAGCGCGACGGGGACGTAGCGTGCTGTTGCTCGTGCGGCGCGGGCGCTACGGCTACCACCTGACGCTGCCTTTCGCCGGGCAGCGAATCTAG
- a CDS encoding hybrid sensor histidine kinase/response regulator, whose product MSLVLVADDEPAVLEVLSQVIEDLGHDVVRARDGEEALALARVHRPRLVVTDHMMPRMSGMELCSRLKQEPGLREVPIILLSAVLQQGSPDASAFLNKPFEITDFEALVHDVLEKAPAVPPGPATPVEALSRWVAQSLQGPLEAARDQLRTLRDLPPPGKSAVEALGAQLQSLERMGRYLQDAARLSSGSVTLRPVEGDLRQPLEASVARCRTTGPGVPVEVTVPPEAVGLRFDPERLEQVFDVLLSNAARQGGVRVELKASPEQVLVRVSDPGPGIPEAELPRLFQPFPEGPAQGEALGLYVASELAKLHGGALSAESRPGQGATFSVSLPRVA is encoded by the coding sequence ATGAGTCTCGTCCTGGTCGCGGATGACGAACCCGCGGTGCTGGAAGTCCTGAGCCAGGTGATTGAGGACCTGGGGCACGACGTGGTGCGCGCGAGGGATGGCGAGGAGGCCCTGGCGCTCGCGAGAGTCCACCGGCCGCGGCTGGTGGTGACGGACCACATGATGCCGCGCATGAGCGGCATGGAGCTGTGCAGCCGGCTGAAGCAGGAGCCGGGCCTGCGCGAGGTGCCCATCATCCTCCTGAGCGCCGTGCTCCAGCAGGGCTCGCCGGATGCGTCCGCGTTCCTCAACAAGCCCTTTGAAATCACCGACTTCGAGGCGCTGGTCCACGACGTGCTGGAGAAGGCCCCCGCCGTGCCCCCGGGGCCCGCCACGCCCGTGGAGGCGCTGAGCCGGTGGGTGGCGCAGTCGCTCCAGGGCCCGCTGGAGGCCGCGAGGGATCAGCTGCGCACGCTTCGTGATTTGCCTCCACCGGGCAAGAGCGCGGTGGAGGCGCTGGGCGCGCAGCTCCAGTCGCTGGAGCGGATGGGACGCTACCTCCAGGACGCCGCCCGTCTGAGCTCCGGCAGCGTGACGTTGCGGCCGGTGGAGGGAGATCTGCGCCAGCCCCTGGAGGCCTCCGTCGCGCGGTGCCGCACCACGGGGCCGGGCGTGCCGGTGGAGGTGACGGTGCCCCCGGAGGCGGTGGGCCTGCGCTTCGACCCGGAGCGCCTGGAGCAGGTGTTCGACGTGCTCCTGTCGAACGCGGCAAGGCAGGGCGGGGTGCGCGTGGAATTGAAGGCGTCCCCGGAGCAGGTGCTGGTGCGCGTGAGCGACCCGGGGCCGGGCATCCCCGAAGCGGAGCTGCCCCGGCTGTTCCAGCCCTTCCCGGAGGGCCCCGCGCAGGGAGAAGCGCTGGGGCTCTACGTGGCCTCGGAGCTGGCGAAGCTGCACGGCGGCGCGCTCTCCGCCGAGTCGCGCCCCGGGCAGGGCGCGACGTTCAGCGTGTCACTGCCGCGCGTGGCCTGA
- a CDS encoding agmatinase family protein, which produces MATHFDPAAAAQPGSGIFGLPHSPDEAHVVVIPVPFEATTSYGGGTSDGPAALLEASKQVDLFDVETGRPYERGIAMLEAPAELHTWNERAKERALLVIEAGGIESGEAELLAAAKDVNGFSEKLNDHVYRTAKQWLEQGKLVAAVGGDHAISFGIVQAHAEKYPGMGVLHLDAHADLRVAYEGFTWSHASIFYNVCERIPGVKTLVQVGLRDMSENEHRYIEDSGGRIHAFYDAVLQQNRFDGLPWNQQVKQIVDKLPQQVYLSFDIDGLDPVLCPNTGTPVPGGLSFPEATALVAGVVRSGRTIVGFDLTEVAPDPEGSEWDANVGARLLYKMIGWMLKSQKA; this is translated from the coding sequence ATGGCTACCCACTTCGACCCCGCCGCCGCCGCGCAGCCGGGCTCCGGCATCTTCGGCCTCCCCCACTCTCCCGACGAGGCCCACGTCGTCGTCATCCCCGTGCCCTTCGAGGCCACCACCAGCTACGGCGGCGGCACGTCCGACGGCCCCGCCGCCCTGCTGGAGGCCAGCAAGCAGGTGGACCTCTTCGACGTGGAGACCGGCCGGCCCTACGAGCGCGGCATCGCCATGCTGGAGGCTCCCGCCGAACTGCACACGTGGAACGAGCGCGCCAAGGAGCGTGCCCTGCTCGTCATCGAAGCGGGCGGCATCGAGTCCGGCGAGGCCGAGTTGCTCGCCGCCGCGAAGGACGTGAATGGCTTCAGCGAGAAGCTCAACGACCACGTCTACCGCACCGCGAAGCAGTGGCTTGAGCAGGGCAAGCTCGTGGCCGCCGTGGGTGGCGATCACGCCATCTCCTTCGGCATCGTCCAGGCCCACGCGGAGAAGTACCCCGGCATGGGCGTGCTGCACCTGGACGCGCACGCCGACCTGCGCGTCGCGTACGAGGGCTTCACCTGGTCGCACGCGTCCATCTTCTACAACGTGTGCGAGCGCATCCCGGGCGTGAAGACGCTGGTCCAGGTGGGCCTGCGCGACATGAGTGAGAACGAGCACCGCTACATCGAGGACTCCGGCGGCCGCATCCACGCCTTCTACGACGCCGTCCTCCAGCAGAACCGCTTCGACGGACTGCCCTGGAACCAGCAGGTGAAGCAGATCGTCGACAAGCTGCCGCAGCAGGTCTACCTGTCCTTCGACATCGACGGCCTGGACCCCGTGCTGTGCCCGAACACCGGCACCCCCGTCCCCGGTGGCCTGTCCTTCCCGGAGGCCACCGCGCTCGTCGCGGGCGTCGTGCGCTCGGGCCGCACCATCGTCGGCTTCGACCTCACCGAAGTGGCCCCCGACCCGGAGGGCAGCGAGTGGGACGCCAACGTAGGCGCCCGCCTGCTCTACAAGATGATCGGCTGGATGCTGAAGTCGCAGAAGGCCTGA
- a CDS encoding serine/threonine protein kinase — MSATQPLPFGRYELLERLGAGGMAMVYRGKYTAGPGITKTVVIKRVLGEYADNPAFVEMFLNEARISVGLNHGNIVQVFDFGQVEGEYFLAMEFVDGQPLSRVLKQLKARGMPWMPAPLAVSTVIELCRGLHHAHTRTDEQGESLGLVHRDISPDNVLVSYEGEVKVSDFGIAKARLAGRPETEVGVVKGKYSYLAPEQLKQWPADARADVYAVGVVLFELLCGERPITGNELEIFQRATEGRHTPARSLNPGLDEDLLSILKRALMPSADERYRSAEALQQSLSDWLGSHAPRLPTHARKLFMAWCFQEQLATQHRPVSIPETFLRQLQTWRDERLLASRAIVDAESTPPSSAMHEWPVLPAELVPPSPPRVPQDAPEENPPPVPPEVLARPRWSHHWRNGIIMGGGALLGVLVLTWVMRSGEQHKQSSDVADAAYSKGRAFLELGRPADALSSFRDCVEAEPDRGACRFALANTYENLGRVKEARKEYDLYMRLGIQGPNSDHARKFMKAFPP, encoded by the coding sequence GTGAGCGCGACGCAGCCTCTCCCCTTTGGCCGTTACGAGCTCCTGGAGCGCCTGGGCGCCGGGGGAATGGCCATGGTCTACCGGGGGAAATACACGGCGGGCCCCGGCATCACCAAGACCGTCGTCATCAAGCGCGTCCTGGGCGAGTACGCGGACAACCCCGCCTTCGTCGAGATGTTCCTCAACGAGGCGCGCATCTCCGTGGGGCTCAACCACGGCAACATCGTCCAGGTCTTCGACTTCGGCCAGGTGGAGGGCGAGTACTTCCTGGCCATGGAGTTCGTGGACGGCCAGCCGCTGTCCCGCGTGCTCAAGCAGCTCAAGGCCCGGGGAATGCCCTGGATGCCCGCGCCGCTCGCGGTGAGCACCGTCATCGAGCTGTGCCGCGGCCTGCACCATGCCCATACCCGCACGGATGAACAGGGCGAGTCCCTGGGGCTCGTGCACCGGGACATCTCTCCCGACAACGTCCTCGTGAGCTACGAGGGCGAGGTGAAGGTCTCCGACTTCGGCATCGCCAAGGCGCGGCTCGCGGGGCGGCCGGAGACGGAGGTCGGGGTCGTCAAGGGCAAGTACTCCTACCTGGCACCGGAGCAGCTCAAACAGTGGCCCGCGGACGCGCGCGCGGATGTCTACGCGGTGGGCGTCGTCCTGTTCGAACTGCTTTGTGGCGAGCGGCCCATCACCGGCAACGAGCTGGAGATCTTCCAGCGCGCCACCGAGGGCCGGCACACGCCAGCGCGCAGCCTCAACCCGGGCCTGGATGAGGACCTGCTCTCCATCCTGAAGCGGGCCCTCATGCCCTCTGCGGACGAGCGCTACCGGAGCGCGGAGGCGCTGCAGCAATCCCTGTCGGATTGGCTGGGCTCGCATGCGCCGCGCCTCCCCACCCATGCCCGGAAGCTGTTCATGGCGTGGTGCTTCCAGGAACAGCTGGCCACCCAGCACCGGCCCGTCTCCATTCCAGAGACCTTCCTCCGGCAGCTCCAGACCTGGCGCGACGAACGGCTGCTGGCCAGTCGCGCCATCGTGGACGCCGAGTCCACCCCGCCGTCGTCCGCGATGCACGAGTGGCCCGTGCTCCCCGCGGAGCTGGTTCCCCCAAGCCCGCCCCGGGTTCCCCAAGACGCGCCCGAGGAGAATCCTCCCCCCGTGCCGCCTGAAGTCCTGGCCAGGCCCCGCTGGAGTCACCACTGGCGCAACGGCATCATCATGGGAGGCGGTGCCTTGCTCGGCGTGCTGGTGCTGACGTGGGTCATGCGCTCGGGCGAGCAGCACAAGCAATCCTCCGATGTGGCGGACGCGGCCTATTCCAAGGGCAGGGCCTTCCTCGAACTGGGGCGGCCCGCGGACGCCCTGTCCTCGTTTCGCGATTGCGTGGAGGCGGAGCCGGACAGGGGTGCGTGCCGGTTCGCGCTGGCCAACACCTACGAGAACCTGGGACGGGTGAAGGAGGCGCGGAAGGAGTACGACCTCTACATGCGGTTGGGAATCCAGGGGCCCAACTCGGACCATGCGCGCAAGTTCATGAAGGCCTTTCCCCCCTGA
- a CDS encoding MmcQ/YjbR family DNA-binding protein has protein sequence MATRKKTVAKRKGGLTVDDVREMALALPSTEERPSYGTPGFRVSDKLFARVLDDDSIVIKVDFDHREALLDSKPDMFKVTPHYQDWPMVIVRLRTVNRRLLHVLLQEAWRRCASAKVLKALEPAAAAPKRAVKKAPARKRSV, from the coding sequence ATGGCAACCCGGAAGAAGACGGTGGCGAAGCGCAAGGGCGGGCTCACGGTGGACGACGTGCGCGAAATGGCGCTGGCGTTGCCTTCGACGGAGGAGCGCCCCTCCTACGGAACGCCCGGGTTCCGGGTGAGCGACAAGCTCTTCGCGCGGGTGCTGGATGACGACTCCATCGTCATCAAGGTGGATTTCGACCACCGCGAGGCCCTGCTGGATTCCAAACCAGACATGTTCAAGGTGACGCCGCACTACCAGGACTGGCCCATGGTCATCGTGCGTCTGAGGACCGTGAATCGGCGCCTGCTGCATGTCCTGCTCCAGGAGGCCTGGCGCCGGTGCGCCTCCGCCAAGGTGCTCAAGGCGCTGGAGCCCGCCGCGGCTGCTCCCAAGCGAGCGGTGAAGAAGGCTCCCGCCCGCAAGCGAAGCGTGTAG
- a CDS encoding NAD(P)H-quinone oxidoreductase: MKVVRITKPGGPEVLAFDERPEPVPGPYDVQVRVRASALNRADLLQVRGAYPPPPDVPQDVPGLEYAGEVVAVGPRARKFQPGDRVMGLVGGGAWSEVITTHEREALRMPRGLDFADAAALPEAYLTAYDALVLQADLRPGETVLVHAVASGVGSAAALLCRAMGVRVVGTGRSAEKLARANEWGVSQTVLCESNPPVFADAVLAATEGRGADVCLDLVGGTYLPESVKAMAPRGRLMQVGSVAGARAELDLGPVMRKRLTIKGTVLRSRPAEEKMLLTQVAERQLLPLFDSGALKAVVDAVLPMTELRSGLERMAGNSTVGKIVVRWD, from the coding sequence GCGGGTGCGGGCGAGCGCGCTGAACCGGGCGGACCTGCTCCAGGTGCGCGGGGCCTATCCACCGCCGCCGGACGTGCCCCAGGACGTGCCGGGCCTGGAGTACGCGGGTGAAGTGGTGGCGGTGGGTCCGCGCGCACGCAAGTTCCAGCCGGGCGACCGGGTGATGGGGCTGGTGGGCGGCGGCGCGTGGAGCGAGGTGATCACCACGCACGAGCGCGAGGCGCTGCGCATGCCTCGCGGGCTGGACTTCGCGGACGCGGCGGCGCTGCCGGAGGCGTATCTCACGGCGTATGACGCGCTGGTGCTTCAGGCGGACCTGAGGCCCGGGGAGACGGTGTTGGTGCACGCGGTGGCGAGCGGCGTGGGTTCCGCCGCGGCGCTGCTCTGCCGGGCCATGGGCGTGCGGGTGGTGGGCACGGGCCGGAGCGCTGAGAAGCTGGCTCGGGCCAACGAGTGGGGCGTGAGCCAGACGGTGCTGTGTGAGAGCAACCCGCCGGTGTTCGCGGACGCGGTGCTCGCGGCGACCGAGGGCCGGGGCGCGGACGTGTGCCTGGACCTGGTCGGCGGCACCTACCTGCCGGAGTCGGTGAAGGCCATGGCGCCCCGAGGGCGGCTGATGCAGGTGGGCTCGGTGGCGGGCGCGCGCGCGGAGTTGGACCTGGGTCCGGTGATGCGCAAGCGGCTCACGATCAAGGGGACCGTGCTCCGCAGCCGGCCCGCGGAGGAGAAGATGCTGCTCACGCAGGTGGCGGAGCGGCAGCTGTTGCCCCTGTTCGACTCCGGCGCGCTGAAGGCCGTGGTGGACGCGGTGCTGCCCATGACGGAGCTCCGCTCCGGGTTGGAGCGGATGGCGGGCAACAGCACCGTGGGCAAGATCGTCGTTCGCTGGGACTGA